The following coding sequences are from one Fibrobacter sp. UWT2 window:
- a CDS encoding outer membrane beta-barrel protein, translated as MNRKITGILSVLALSAFTFAQEPAAATAAPAAAPAEEAAPVAVRGADAAAPAATEQAAPAAAEAPAAAVAEAPAAAEPVAEPAVVVAPKAVRGADNKDVGPSSEAAQRFRDARNTVYYETVYTREDGVPVRTVYVAEREGKDTVTMDELRGLYPMSFKIGAHASVGAYQLAGSDWDSDQYNGMNWKAGIMSIIPLNAYTMGIKLGVLFEQSRASESYYVNEVPTNFKFSQKKIDIPVLFTFKAATSRIFFDLGAEMSIPLYDKLRVSYTDSNDKKHSSRTDMMDDYRNNLDWAFVFGFSVMANKYISLDISANLGMSDLYDGHMKNLNLNLDASSFNVGISVYPF; from the coding sequence ATGAATCGTAAAATTACTGGTATTCTTAGCGTTCTTGCCCTTTCGGCATTTACCTTTGCTCAGGAACCCGCTGCCGCTACTGCAGCTCCTGCCGCTGCTCCGGCCGAAGAAGCCGCCCCTGTCGCCGTCCGTGGCGCAGATGCCGCTGCTCCCGCTGCAACTGAACAAGCAGCTCCTGCTGCCGCCGAAGCTCCCGCTGCCGCTGTTGCTGAAGCTCCTGCCGCTGCGGAACCTGTCGCAGAACCCGCTGTTGTCGTAGCCCCCAAGGCTGTGCGTGGTGCCGATAACAAGGATGTCGGTCCTTCTTCTGAAGCCGCCCAGCGTTTCCGCGATGCTCGCAATACCGTTTATTACGAAACCGTCTATACCCGTGAAGATGGCGTTCCCGTTCGTACCGTTTATGTTGCCGAACGCGAAGGCAAGGACACGGTTACCATGGATGAACTTAGGGGCCTTTATCCCATGAGCTTCAAGATTGGAGCCCATGCCTCTGTTGGTGCTTACCAGCTGGCTGGCAGTGATTGGGATAGCGACCAGTACAATGGTATGAACTGGAAAGCCGGTATCATGTCCATTATCCCGTTGAACGCCTATACAATGGGTATCAAGCTCGGTGTCCTTTTTGAACAGAGCCGCGCCAGCGAATCCTACTACGTAAACGAAGTCCCGACGAACTTCAAGTTCAGCCAGAAGAAAATCGATATCCCGGTACTCTTCACCTTCAAGGCTGCCACATCGAGAATCTTCTTCGACCTCGGTGCCGAAATGTCTATCCCGCTTTACGACAAGCTTCGCGTGTCTTATACCGACAGCAACGACAAGAAACATTCCAGCAGAACGGATATGATGGATGATTACCGTAATAACCTGGATTGGGCTTTTGTCTTTGGATTCTCGGTGATGGCTAACAAGTACATTTCTCTCGACATCTCCGCTAACCTGGGTATGTCCGATTTGTACGACGGCCACATGAAGAATCTGAACCTGAATCTGGATGCTTCTTCCTTCAACGTCGGAATTTCCGTCTACCCGTTCTAA
- a CDS encoding calcium/sodium antiporter: MILAIVAVILGLAVLVWSADKFVDGAVGIAEFCGMSTLLIGMVIVGFGTSAPELTVSAISASQGNPELALGNAYGSNIANIALILGATALISPILMQRSVIRDDLPILIAVSILSIILVWDGSVVRWNGILLLVVFVLVMGYNSWREMRKAHSEAAESVEDNSSEKGSLGKSILWLVLGLVLLVASSRALVWGAVEIARTLGVSDLLIGLTIVAVGTSLPELASSIAAARKGENDLALGNIIGSNLFNTLAVVGLAATISPMDEIENVVTTRDMPLMIALTVALIVLGFRRKGDGRLNRIAGAILLAVYVGYLTLLVVQAT; encoded by the coding sequence ATGATCCTTGCCATTGTCGCTGTAATTCTTGGCCTAGCGGTTCTCGTCTGGAGTGCTGATAAATTCGTAGACGGAGCCGTAGGTATTGCCGAATTTTGCGGCATGTCTACACTTTTGATTGGTATGGTAATCGTAGGCTTTGGGACCTCTGCTCCGGAGCTTACGGTTTCTGCTATTTCGGCATCTCAAGGGAATCCCGAGCTGGCGCTCGGTAACGCCTACGGTAGCAACATTGCAAACATAGCCTTGATTCTTGGCGCAACGGCCCTGATTTCGCCTATCTTGATGCAACGTTCGGTTATCCGTGACGACTTGCCCATATTGATAGCAGTCTCCATTCTTTCGATTATCTTGGTGTGGGACGGTAGCGTGGTGCGCTGGAACGGCATCTTGCTGCTGGTGGTCTTTGTATTGGTGATGGGGTATAACAGCTGGCGCGAAATGAGGAAGGCTCATTCCGAGGCGGCTGAATCTGTCGAAGATAATTCTTCTGAAAAGGGCTCTTTGGGCAAGTCCATCTTGTGGCTTGTGCTTGGGCTCGTTTTGCTGGTGGCTAGCTCGCGCGCACTCGTGTGGGGGGCTGTCGAAATAGCCCGAACTCTTGGCGTGAGCGATCTTTTGATTGGTCTTACGATTGTGGCGGTGGGAACGTCTCTGCCGGAACTGGCCAGTTCCATTGCCGCAGCCCGCAAGGGTGAAAACGATCTTGCGTTGGGAAACATTATCGGTTCCAACCTGTTCAATACGCTGGCCGTCGTGGGCCTTGCAGCGACCATTTCTCCGATGGATGAAATCGAGAATGTGGTGACGACCCGCGATATGCCGCTTATGATTGCGTTGACTGTAGCCTTGATTGTTCTTGGCTTTAGGCGTAAGGGCGACGGTCGCTTGAATCGTATTGCCGGCGCAATTCTTTTAGCCGTCTATGTCGGCTACCTTACCCTGCTTGTTGTCCAAGCTACCTAA
- a CDS encoding nucleoside recognition domain-containing protein, with amino-acid sequence MVLNIIWLVFFFGAFVACMVQWLAFGDSGIFNKAILGAFDMSKTAFEIAIGLTGILSLWLGIMKIGEKAGAVQILAKIVSPLFSRLFPEIPKNHPVIGTMLMNISANMLGLDNAATPMGLQAMKQLQEINPNEDKTVASNSQIMFLVLNASGLTLIPVSIMTYRAQMGASNPSDVFLPLLLSTFFSTIAGIFALSFFQKVKLKDPVTIAWLAGLSACVISIMVYFSHLTAEAIGTTSLLISGIALFGIIVAFLGLAVYKKIQAYEAFVEGAKDGFHTAVMIIPNLVAILVGVAVFRASGAMDLLLNGVSWILGLCGVGNDVVPALPTAIMKPLSGSGARGMMIDAMKTLGPDSFAGRLSCMFQGAADTTFYIIAVYFGSVGVKKTRHAVTCALIADAAGVVAAIAIAYLFFPPTA; translated from the coding sequence ATGGTTTTAAACATTATCTGGCTTGTTTTCTTTTTTGGCGCATTTGTCGCCTGCATGGTCCAGTGGCTCGCTTTTGGCGACTCGGGCATATTCAACAAGGCAATCCTCGGTGCATTCGATATGTCCAAGACGGCATTCGAAATCGCTATCGGCCTTACCGGCATCTTGAGCCTTTGGCTAGGCATCATGAAGATTGGTGAAAAAGCGGGAGCCGTACAGATTCTTGCAAAGATTGTTTCGCCGCTGTTCAGCCGACTCTTCCCCGAGATTCCCAAGAACCACCCGGTGATTGGAACCATGCTCATGAACATCAGCGCGAACATGCTGGGTCTCGACAACGCCGCAACGCCCATGGGCCTGCAGGCCATGAAGCAGCTGCAAGAAATCAACCCGAACGAAGACAAGACCGTCGCGAGCAACTCGCAGATTATGTTCCTGGTCTTGAATGCAAGCGGCCTTACGCTGATTCCCGTAAGCATCATGACTTACCGTGCGCAGATGGGCGCATCTAACCCCAGCGATGTTTTCCTGCCCCTTTTGCTTTCTACGTTCTTCAGCACCATTGCAGGCATCTTTGCCTTGAGCTTTTTCCAGAAAGTCAAACTTAAAGACCCCGTGACGATCGCCTGGCTGGCCGGTCTTTCGGCCTGCGTCATTTCGATCATGGTCTACTTCAGCCACTTGACCGCCGAAGCCATCGGCACCACCAGTCTTTTGATTAGCGGTATCGCCCTGTTCGGAATTATCGTGGCCTTCCTCGGGCTGGCTGTCTACAAGAAGATTCAAGCTTACGAAGCCTTCGTAGAAGGCGCCAAGGACGGTTTCCATACCGCCGTGATGATTATCCCGAACCTGGTCGCCATTCTTGTGGGCGTGGCCGTGTTCCGCGCTAGCGGTGCCATGGACTTGTTACTGAACGGCGTTTCCTGGATTCTTGGACTTTGCGGTGTAGGTAACGACGTTGTTCCCGCACTCCCCACCGCCATCATGAAACCCTTGAGCGGTAGCGGTGCCCGCGGCATGATGATCGATGCCATGAAGACTCTAGGCCCCGACAGTTTCGCAGGCCGCCTGAGCTGCATGTTCCAGGGAGCCGCCGACACGACGTTCTACATCATCGCCGTTTACTTTGGATCTGTAGGTGTTAAAAAGACGCGTCACGCCGTCACTTGCGCCTTGATTGCAGACGCCGCAGGCGTAGTTGCAGCCATCGCGATTGCGTACCTGTTCTTCCCGCCTACCGCTTAG